Part of the Benincasa hispida cultivar B227 chromosome 12, ASM972705v1, whole genome shotgun sequence genome is shown below.
CTTTGTTCCACAGCTGTTAGTAAGCAATTCGTCAGGCATTGGTTTTATAATCCGCTTCTTTGTTCTCTTCTCTCACCTCTTACTCTTATCTCTCCATTATTTTCCTTAGTCTTTGACCAACCTTGTACCAATAGCTTTGGTATTTCTTGTTCATTTTTCCTCTTCAGTAGGCTTTTGATTATAATAGCAGAATGATACACCCAATTCTCTAGTGTTGTATAATGTTTCATCAAACCTGTTAGGAATATGGTACAAAACCAGTCATTCCTGTGCCAATCTGTAATTACTCCTTCGTGTTGAACTGAGTGTGAGTTTAATGTGCTGTTCACAGGAAAGAAGGTATTTTGGGCTCAATGCAGATCTCTTCAATTTCAatgttttgttatatttgttgtGGAGTTGATCGTTTGTTGCCTGCATTGACTCAAATACCTTCTTGTTGGATCATGTGCTTGTGCTTTTTGGAGATGCCAACTTTTTGAGAATTTGATGATTGACCATTATTTCACTGGTGATATATTTTAGGGTTCTGTTCTTTAGTTCAGCTGATAATTTTGTAGGGCACTCATTTGTGTGAAATTCACTAGCTCGATGTGTGATGAATACTAGAGTCTACCATTTATGATGATCAACTCTGTGGAATTTGAAGCACATTGGAGACTTTTTTAAATGGGCATGAATTTTTCAGGTGCCTGCATGTGAAATTTTGAGCAGTTACTTCATTGTCTAACCCATGTCTCAATAAATCTAGTGGACCAATAAAGATTCTAACCATTTTTTCATGACTTACCTTTTCTCTATCTTTGCATTCGATCAATTATGTGTAGATGAGAATGTTTTTGTCTTGTTGGCATCCCTccctttcttttaaaaatttcactATACTGTAGCTGAGTAGATCCTAACTACTTATGGTACAAACTTTTCTTACAGAAAGTGGGAAGAAGACTGATATTTGGAAAAGGCTATCAGCCGAAGGATGTGAATACAGAcgagaaaaggaagaagattaaaaaatttaaggagTCAGCCTGGAAATGTATTTACTTTCTTTCTGCAGAGCTGTTAGCTCTATCCGTTACATATAATGAGCCTTGGTTTACTAGCACAAAACATTTTTGGGTAGGACCAGGAGAACAGATCTGGCCTGACCAAAGAGCTAAGTAAGAGTCTCagagttgttatttgttatttgTGATGGTTCCGTGTCTGCCATTAAGTCCACTATGCAATATTTATGGGTAATATCATTACTTTAAGATTATAGGTTAAAAACTATTAGTCCCGTCTGTATTTCACAATATGAGGTAGTTCAATTATTTTTCGATTCATATGTGTCTCCATtacaatgatttttttataatacaAAGTATAAATCTTTATTAAAAGACATATAGGACGAGTGTTAGTGTTACAAGAGCAAAAGTATCAGGACTAAACTTATGTTTTGAGTCCTGACCAAGAATTTATTATTTAGGACATTTCATAAAGTTATAACTTTCATGTTTCAGGTTGAAATTGAAGGGATTATATATGTATGCGGCTGGATTTTATACGTACTCTATATTTGCCTTGATTTTTTGGGAAACAAGACGTTCAGACTTTGGGGTGTCCATGAGCCACCATGTGGCAACTCTCATTCTCATTGTACTTTCCTACATTTTTAGGTATTGcctattcttttctttctttaaatctTTGTACTATTTTACATGATGTCTAGTATTACCACTACCTTTATGACTTGGATGATACTAATTTCCAAAAGAATGAATGTGTTGGCCTTGACCTGTCTATTGTGTTCAATTACTGATTGCACTGAAAACTAATTGTGCAGTGTAATTACAACTAGATGTAATATTCTTCTTAGCAGAACATTTGTCCAATTTATGAAAATGCCCATGTTGTACATTGTTCTTGTAGATTTGCTCGTGTTGGTTCTGTGGTTCTTGCGCTTCATGATGCAAATGATGTGTTTCTGGAGATAGGAAAGATGTCCAAATACAGTGGTGCTGAGACGTTGGCTAGCATTGCATTTGTAATCTTTGTTTTGTCTTGGTTATTGTTACGTCTCATCTACTATCCATTTTGGATCCTTCGGAGCACAAGGTTTGTCAGATTTTGGACTCTTTTTGTAGGAACGTCACATCAATTTAACTGTTTTGAGGAATAAGTTACATGATGTCCTATGAATTCATTTCACTCTCTCTTAAATATTGTTGTCTAATCTTTTTTCACCATTTTATTTCAGCTATGAGGTTCTCCTTGTATTGGACAAGGACAAACATCCAGTTGATGGACCAATCTACTATTACGTGTTCAATACTCTTCTATTTTGCCTTTTAGTTCTTCACATATATTGGTGGGTGTTAATTTACCGAATGCTTGTTAAACAAATCCAAGCTAGAGGACAGA
Proteins encoded:
- the LOC120092541 gene encoding LAG1 longevity assurance homolog 3-like, with protein sequence MGFIDSFTSIDWEHESFPSYEDFSFLPLFALLFPTVRFFLDRFVFEKVGRRLIFGKGYQPKDVNTDEKRKKIKKFKESAWKCIYFLSAELLALSVTYNEPWFTSTKHFWVGPGEQIWPDQRAKLKLKGLYMYAAGFYTYSIFALIFWETRRSDFGVSMSHHVATLILIVLSYIFRFARVGSVVLALHDANDVFLEIGKMSKYSGAETLASIAFVIFVLSWLLLRLIYYPFWILRSTSYEVLLVLDKDKHPVDGPIYYYVFNTLLFCLLVLHIYWWVLIYRMLVKQIQARGQISEDVRSDSEGEEEHED